In Phaseolus vulgaris cultivar G19833 chromosome 10, P. vulgaris v2.0, whole genome shotgun sequence, a single genomic region encodes these proteins:
- the LOC137818023 gene encoding uncharacterized protein: MYGYYMPKPKRIKNLLKAIGGHSSDTSVRNYVQPNDTPQTTRQQITKSGQPHIGSPLPQASGHTPPQISKSAQPRDLQPTFESAALPQTESTQPPISQSAQPEGTSEYAQPHTSDSALPHTSESTLPHTSESTQPHTPQSAQPHTLESEAERVAPKKGRHSNQYWFVDTIDEHGVTQKTKLKVRDAHNLPIGTRVVVNYDDNFQPIGEACGLLAGVCGQLAANHILLPISFESWSSVPDTYKDTIWESALKSRFCFMVNEDLAKRDVMFKIGKLWREYRCKLWNEFYDPVLSRNDLIKNVPDGLNMEQWAIFVDYRLKPSTVKLCNRNREIRKKQTIPHTGGAMALSRRRDNLKIETGRNIGRAEMWKITHKRKNDTYVNDEAMEIGTILDYFRYCLRLFWVILDTVLDCFRNILSLPWDKIDELMLENPETASHISPNDPVGVIFGKEHPGRVRGLSYGACPTLAFKKSTTRVSNMNNGSSSGGSSTNVEEKVEKMATELAVVRSQMHTMLAYIASRPDVPEHFAAMAANLVQASINETPDVASGAPSPNQNIRSSGGSKTN; this comes from the exons ATGTATGGTTATT ATATGCCTAAGCCTAAGAGGATTAAGAACTTGCTTAAGGCAATTGGTGGACATAGTTCAGACACATCTGTGAGGAACTATGTTCAACCTAATGACACGCCTCAAACTACACGTCAACAAATAACTAAATCTGGTCAACCACATATTGGATCTCCATTACCACAAGCATCTGGACATACACCACCACAAATCTCAAAATCTGCACAACCACGAGATTTACAACCTACTTTTGAATCAGCAGCGCTACCACAAACTGAGTCTACTCAACCACCAATCTCACAATCTGCACAACCTGAAGGCACATCTGAGTATGCACAACCACACACATCTGACTCTGCACTACCACATACATCTGAGTCTACACTGCCACATACATCCGAGTCTACACAACCACATACCCCTCAATCTGCACAACCGCATACATTAGAATCTGAAGCAGAAAGGGTGGCACCAAAAAAAGGCAGACATTCAAACCAGTATTGGTTTGTTGATACTATAG ATGAGCATGGAGTTACTCAGAAAACGAAGCTCAAGGTTAGGGATGCTCATAATTTGCCCATTGGAACACGTGTGGTTGTCAACTATGATGATAACTTTCAACCCATTGGAGAAGCATGTGGTTTGCTTGCTGGAGTTTGTGGACAGCTAGCAGCAAATCATATATTGTTGCCTATAAGTTTTGAAAGTTGGTCATCTGTGCCTGATACTTACAAGGATACTATATGGGAGAGTGCACTGAAG AGTCGTTTTTGCTTCATGGTAAATGAAGATCTCGCTAAGAGAGATGTTATGTTCAAAATTGGCAAATTGTGGAGGGAGTATAGATGCAAGCTCTGGAATGAATTCTATGACCCAGTGTTAAGCAGAAATGACTTGATAAAGAATGTTCCAGATGGTCTTAACATGGAGCAGTGGGCTATATTTGTGGATTATCGTCTCAAGCCTTCCACAGTG AAACTGTGTAACAGGAATAGAGAGATAAGAAAGAAACAAACTATTCCTCACACTGGTGGAGCTATGGCATTGTCAAGAAGGAGGGATAATCTG AAAATTGAGACTGGTAGGAACATTGGCCGAGCTGAGATGTGGAAGATCACACACAAGAGGAAGAATGACACGTATGTTAATGATGAAGCTATGGAGATTGGG ACTATTTTGGACTATTTTAGATACTGTCTTAGACTGTTTTGGGTTATTTTGGACACTGTCTTGGACTGTTTTAGGAACATATTGTCTCTACCAtgg GATAAAATTGATGAGTTAATGCTGGAAAATCCAGAAACTGCATCACATATATCTCCAAATGATCCTGTTGGTGTCATTTTTGGAAAGGAGCATCCAGGGAGGGTCAGAGGACTTTCATATGGAGCTTGTCCTACCCTTGCTTTCAAGAAATCCACAACAAGGGTAAGCAATATGAATAATGGTTCCTCTAGTGGTGGGTCTTCAACAAATGTTGAAGAAAAGGTAGAAAAGATGGCAACAGAACTTGCAGTTGTAAGGAGCCAAATGCATACTATGCTAGCCTACATTGCTTCTAGACCAGACGTGCCGGAACATTTTGCTGCAATGGCAGCAAATTTGGTACAAGCATCTATTAATGAG ACACCGGATGTTGCtagtggtgctccatcaccaAACCAGAATATAAGATCAAGTGGAGGGAGTAAGACAAATTAG
- the LOC137818020 gene encoding uncharacterized protein, with protein sequence MPIDKSWISKPRNTIEYANGLNEFLEFAFGHANGLVIKCPCSKCGFNKWQTRDVVQEHLTCSTFPQNYQTWYMHGEGLSGNEFVVVPSAHVIEDVIESHNPMEDMLNDAFGFVGHHDDHIDEGTQDDGVQDDMLHGEGNTNFDALLKDNNEPLYEGCTKYSKLSFMLKLYHIKCMCRMSDKAMTMILNLLKDAFEHAKFPNSFYEAKNVINKLGLNYVKIPACPKDCMLYWGEDNESLEECKRCKMSKWKDKDKKQYAKILRYFPLKSRLQRLFMSSKTTESMTWHASEDIQDGLMRHPRDSEAWKAFDVLHPEFANDPRNVRLGLASDGFNPFGTMSTSYSIWPVVLIPYNRPPWECMKQTSFILSMIIPGKQMTGNDIDVYLQPLIKELKELWFDGVQTFDYSKKEMFTLRAALLWTISDFPGLGNLSGWNTHTGLACPTCNFDTESSLLYRGKYSFMGHRRFLHKEHRFRLSRSLFDGRTELREAPEHLSGSDIFKQVEGINVTFGKPLEPTDTSKRGRGKNVLEVVGAEQWKKRSIFFDLPYWETNLLHHCLDVMHIEKNVCDNVLYTLLNDPKKSKDNLKAQKVLKEMGIRNELWPDERGRFRPSVFSLSKPKKKTFLQTLKDVKMPDGYSSNISRCIDLKAGKIFGLKSHDCHILMEHLLPIAIRNVLPNNVTAVIVELCSFFRQLCGKSLSQTELDKLQSRIIETLCHMEMLFPPTFFTVMVHLTCHLVGEAKLGGPVHYRWMYPIER encoded by the coding sequence ATGCCAATTGATAAAAGTTGGATTTCTAAACCACGAAACACCATTGAATATGCAAATGGTTTGAATGAATTTTTGGAATTTGCATTTGGACATGCTAATGGTCTTGTCATAAAGTGTCCGTGTTCAAAGTGTGGTTTCAATAAGTGGCAAACAAGGGATGTAGTTCAAGAACACTTAACATGTAGCACTTTTCCTCAAAACTACCAAACTTGGTATATGCACGGTGAAGGACTAAGTGGAAATGAGTTTGTGGTTGTTCCAAGTGCGCATGTCATTGAAGATGTCATAGAATCTCATAATCCAATGGAAGACATGTTGAACGATGCATTTGGGTTTGTGGGGCACCACGATGATCACATTGATGAGGGTACTCAAGATGATGGTGTACAAGATGATATGTTGCATGGTGAAGGAAATACAAACTTTGATGCGTTGTTGAAGGACAATAATGAACCACTATATGAAGGTTGTACCAAGTATTCAAAGTTATCATTCATGTTGAAGTTGTATCATATAAAATGCATGTGTAGAATGAGTGATAAAGCAATGACCATGATTCTAAACTTGCTAAAGGATGCATTTGAACATGCTAAGTTTCCTAACTCATTTTATGAGGCCAAGAATGTGATTAACAAACTTGGTCTTAATTATGTCAAAATACCAGCTTGTCCAAAAGATTGCATGCTATATTGGGGTGAAGATAATGAAAGCTTAGAAGAATGTAAACGGTGCAAAATGTCTAAGTggaaagataaagataagaaaCAATATGCAAAGATCTTGCGTTACTTTCCATTGAAGTCAAGATTGCAACGATTGTTTATGAGTTCTAAGACAACTGAATCTATGACATGGCATGCATCAGAGGATATCCAGGATGGGTTGATGAGGCATCCTAGAGATTCTGAGGCTTGGAAAGCATTTGATGTATTACATCCAGAATTTGCAAATGATCCTCGAAATGTACGACTGGGCTTAGCTAGTGATGGCTTCAACCCTTTCGGAACCATGAGTACAAGCTATAGTATATGGCCAGTAGTCCTCATCCCATACAATCGTCCTCCTTGGGAGTGTATGAAGCAAACCTCTTTTATCCTATCCATGATAATTCCTGGAAAACAAATGACAGGAAACGACATTGATGTATACTTACAACCACTCATAAAAGAATTAAAGGAGCTCTGGTTCGATGGAGTGCAAACTTTTGATTATTCGAAAAAAGAAATGTTTACATTGCGAGCGGCTTTGTTGTGGACAATTAGTGACTTCCCTGGCCTAGGCAATTTATCTGGATGGAACACGCACACTGGTCTTGCTTGCCCAACTTGTAACTTTGACACTGAGTCTTCTTTGTTGTATAGGGGCAAATACAGCTTTATGGGACACCGTCGATTTTTACATAAAGAACATAGATTCAGATTGAGTCGTTCTCTTTTTGACGGAAGAACTGAACTAAGGGAAGCACCAGAACATTTGTCAGGGTCAGACATATTTAAACAAGTTGAGGGTATCAATGTTACATTTGGAAAACCATTAGAACCTACGGATACAAGTAAAAGGGGTCGGGGAAAGAATGTTCTTGAAGTTGTTGGAGCAGAACAATGGAAAAAGAGAAGTATATTTTTTGATCTTCCTTATTGGGAGACGAACTTGTTACACCATTGTCTAGATGTCATgcatattgaaaaaaatgtttgtGACAATGTTTTGTATACATTACTCAATGACCCTAAGAAatcaaaagataatttaaaagCCCAAAAGGTACTTAAAGAAATGGGTATAAGGAATGAACTTTGGCCAGATGAAAGAGGAAGATTTCGGCCAAGTGTGTTTTCATTGtcaaaaccaaagaaaaaaaCGTTTTTACAAACACTGAAAGATGTGAAAATGCCAGATGGATACTCGAGTAATATTTCAAGGTGTATTGATTTGAAAGCTGGAAAGATTTTTGGCCTTAAGAGTCATGATTGTCATATTCTTATGGAACATTTGCTACCCATTGCCATACGTAATGTTTTACCAAACAATGTGACTGCAGTGATAGTAGAACTATGTTCATTTTTTCGACAATTATGTGGCAAAAGTTTAAGCCAAACCGAACTTGATAAACTTCAGTCCCGCATCATTGAAACTCTTTGCCACATGGAAATGTTGTTCCCTCCTACCTTTTTTACAGTTATGGTGCACTTAACTTGTCACTTAGTTGGTGAGGCCAAACTTGGAGGCCCGGTTCATTATCGTTGGATGTATCCCATAGAAAGGTAA
- the LOC137818021 gene encoding uncharacterized protein yields the protein MDTLKTLKDVKMPDGYSSNISRCIDLKAGKIFGLKSHDCHILMEHLLPIAIRNVLPNNVTAVIVELCSFFRQLCGKSLSQTELDKLQSRIIETLCHMEMLFPPTFFTVMVHLTCHLVGEAKLGGPVHYRWMYPIERYLGHLKSYVRNKAQPKGSIAEGYLAEEVLSFTSEYMEGVETRSNRPSRVDDSCNTNMPQLSTIFPPIGRVVSASSTFELSTMQRTQAHRYVLFNCPEVTPFIQEFKSHLRRRFRGRRISNIEIEMIVNKDFMNWFPQRINNPDISSTVSNDLKYLSQGPTPHARRFSAFNVNGFKFRTESREHGLKTQNSGVYLTSSTSCVASMADQNIREADLAYYGKLEDIIELNYYGRFKVTLFKCKWADTTRDRGLRKDPWGFTSINFSRLIHMGDREEHDPYIEASQAEMVYYVNDEVNKDWKIVVHLKPRDLYDMGEGDNEVCELEPCPQQDLNHFFSESEHLPLFRDDEDDELLNEDNNDHELHENDSMSE from the exons ATGGATACTCTGAAAACACTGAAAGATGTGAAAATGCCAGATGGATACTCGAGTAATATTTCAAGGTGTATTGATTTGAAAGCTGGAAAGATTTTTGGCCTTAAGAGTCATGATTGTCATATTCTTATGGAACATTTGCTACCCATTGCCATACGTAATGTTTTACCAAACAATGTGACTGCAGTGATAGTAGAACTATGTTCATTTTTTCGACAATTATGTGGCAAAAGTTTAAGCCAAACCGAACTTGATAAACTTCAGTCCCGCATCATTGAAACTCTTTGCCACATGGAAATGTTGTTCCCTCCTACCTTTTTTACAGTTATGGTGCACTTAACTTGTCACTTAGTTGGTGAGGCCAAACTTGGAGGCCCGGTTCATTATCGTTGGATGTATCCCATAGAAAG gtATTTGGGACATTTAAAATCATATGTTCGAAACAAGGCACAACCTAAAGGTTCCATTGCCGAAGGATACCTAGCTGAAGAGGTTCTGTCCTTTACCTCTGAATATATGGAAGGGGTTGAGACAAGAAGTAACAGGCCTTCACGTGTGGATGATTCTTGTAATACAAATATGCCACAATTGAGTACCATTTTCCCACCAATTGGTAGAGTAGTAAGTGCCTCTTCAACTTTTGAGTTGTCAACCATGCAAAGAACTCAAGCACATCGATATGTGTTATTTAATTGCCCTGAAGTTACCCCTTTCATTCA GGAATTTAAAAGTCATTTGCGAAGGAGGTTTAGAGGGAGAAGAATTTCAAATATAGAGATAGAAATGATTGTTAATAAGGATTTCATGAATTGGTTTCCTCAAAGG ATTAATAACCCAGACATTTCAAGTACAGTGTCAAATGATCTTAAGTATCTATCTCAAGGTCCGACTCCACATGCTAGAAGATTTTCTGCCTTCAATGTAAATGGATTCAAGTTTAGGACCGAAAGTCGAGAACATGGGTTAAAAACCCAAAACAGTGGAGTTTACTTAACTTCATCAACATCATGTGTTGCAAGTATGGCTGATCAAAACATTAGGGAAGCGGATTTGGCATACTATGGAAAATTAGAAGATATAATTGAGCTTAATTACTATGGTCGTTTTAAAGTGACATTGTTCAAATGTAAATGGGCTGACACCACAAGAGATAGGGGGCTTAGAAAGGATCCGTGGGGTTTTACTTCTATtaatttttcaagattaattcACATGGGAGATCGTGAGGAGCATGATCCATATATTGAAGCTTCACAAGCTGAAATGGTATATTATGTTAATGATGAAGTTAACAAGGATTGGAAAATTGTCGTCCACTTGAAACCACGAGACTTGTATGATATGGGAGAAGGAGATAATGAAGTTTGTGAACTGGAACCATGTCCACAACAAGATTTAAACCATTTTTTCAGCGAGTCTGAACATTTGCCATTGTTTAgggatgatgaagatgatgaattaTTAAACGAGGATAACAATGATCatgaacttcatgaaaatgacTCAATGTCAGAGTAA